In Pseudoduganella albidiflava, a single window of DNA contains:
- the motA gene encoding flagellar motor stator protein MotA has product MLLIIGYLVVCASVFGGYAMSGGHLAILFQPLELVMIGGAALGALFVGNNNKSLKATLAALPTLLKGSRYTKELYMDLMSLLFDILSKVRKEGLMSIEGDIETPEQSPLFSKYPSVLEDHHIVEFMTDYLRLMVSGNMDAFQIENLMDNELETHHHEGAVPAHVIAKLGDGLPAFGIVAAVMGVVHTMESVGMPPSELGLLIAKALVGTFLGILLAYGFVGPLASLLEQKLEESSKMFQCVKVTLLASLNGYAPALAVEFGRKVLYSTERPTFAELEDHIKKSKSK; this is encoded by the coding sequence CCTGTTCCAGCCATTGGAACTGGTGATGATCGGCGGCGCTGCCCTGGGTGCCCTTTTCGTCGGCAACAACAACAAGTCCCTCAAGGCCACGCTGGCCGCGTTGCCCACGCTGCTCAAGGGCTCGCGGTACACGAAGGAACTGTACATGGACCTGATGTCGCTGCTGTTCGACATCCTGTCGAAGGTGCGCAAGGAAGGCCTGATGTCGATCGAAGGCGACATCGAGACGCCGGAACAGAGCCCGCTGTTCTCCAAGTACCCGTCGGTGCTGGAGGACCACCATATCGTGGAATTCATGACCGATTACCTGCGCCTGATGGTGTCCGGCAACATGGATGCGTTTCAGATCGAAAACCTGATGGACAACGAACTGGAAACCCACCATCACGAAGGTGCCGTGCCGGCGCACGTGATCGCCAAGCTGGGCGATGGCCTGCCGGCCTTCGGTATCGTGGCGGCGGTGATGGGCGTGGTGCACACGATGGAATCGGTGGGCATGCCGCCTTCCGAGCTGGGCCTGCTGATCGCCAAGGCGCTGGTCGGTACCTTCCTCGGTATCCTGCTGGCCTACGGTTTCGTCGGCCCGCTGGCCAGCCTGCTGGAGCAGAAGCTGGAAGAGTCGTCCAAGATGTTCCAGTGCGTGAAAGTCACGCTGCTTGCCAGCCTGAACGGCTACGCGCCGGCGCTGGCGGTCGAATTCGGCCGCAAGGTCCTCTACTCGACCGAGCGCCCCACGTTCGCCGAGCTGGAAGATCACATCAAGAAGTCCAAGTCGAAATAA